CAGCACAAATACCATATTGATAGAACTACTGCCCCTTGTGCTCTTGTGTCCCAGCTGATGGAGATTAGAGCTGTTTCTCCCTTCAGTCTGACTGCTGACAGGACATCAGACACACTTCCTCCCTTCCgtatttcttctcttccctcatTACTTGTTTATTCAACTGAAAGATTTGAAAGACCTGTCATTTGTGGGAATAAACAagttttttctgtaaagctgaaTTTTGTTTTACGTAGCTCTGCTCAGTAGCTGAAATGCAGAGAACTTCTGCATCCAGACTCTGCATATTCTGTTGTTAGACACAGGAAACTCCATCTCAGTCTCttctcaaagaaaacaaatctgggTTTTCCTTCTTGAGAAACTTTAGCTTGATAGTCACAGTTACCTTTACATCATCTTCTAGTTATTtgacatttatttataatttcctAATTGCCATCAGTTGTAAAGTTTTGCTCCCCTCTCTTTCCCAAGGATGCCATTCTCTCTGATAAGATACTGTAATCCTTCCAGGTGACAAGGTAGGTCTCCATAACAGCAGTCATACAAGAATTTTTGTTGCTTACCCATGTCCCATGTTAAAACATTGAAACCAAGGTTAAGTTTGTTCCTAGTATTCTACTTTTTCTGCAAAGCTAAACCATTTTGCTGTGTATCCTGTTAACCTGATAACCTACTCAAAGAAAATACTCTGCAAGAACAATTAATTATCTGTTATAACAGGACAAGTTTTGTTCTTAGATGCAAAATCTTCTCTTGATCTCACATCCTTTGTAAATGCCATGGTCTGCCAGTCACTGTGTTCAGGTCTCAAGTCATACACAGTGATACCTTTCACAGAAATACTTGGTAGTTGACTTAGACAGGTTGTCAACATGTGAAAAAGAACTTTGGTGATGATGACAGAGCTGTTAAATCCTCCTGAGAACAGTCAGTTGTTTTAAGGTTTTCCATCATGTTCCTGGCAGAATTGTTTGCATGTGGTAGCTGAAACTGGCAGCACTGTTCTAGGAGCTCTCTGAAAACTCTGGGCTCCTTAAGAATAATCTTTGCTGATTGTGGTACAGTTTGTAGCTGGGCTGCAGTAGTGCATCTTCTGCACCAGAAATATTAAATGTTATGAGATACATGCAAGCACTAAAATGTTTCACTGAATTTAGTGGCTATGTAAATACTGTTTGTgacaaactattttttttgttgtttcttgaAGAAAGGACCTGCCTGAATTACACTCATACTTAACATCCATTTCTCTGGTATTTTGCTACTATCTTCCCATTTAGAGATCACTGCAATTTTCCTCTTGATGAAATGAGAAAACTGTCTTTAGAGCTTGAAATTTCCAACGACTGATTCTCCAGTAGTTACTGTTAATTAGAGGCTGTagtaaaaattactttcagatTATCTCGGAAGTTTCCATCATAATCCTGAACTCCTGCATATACCTTAGATCCAACAAGCTAAAGGGATGAGCCTTGGAAATGGTGTAGCTGAACAGCTCTAGTGTGGGCAGAGTTACTGCATCTAGGAATGAACATTTTTGACTCAGTTActcttttttctgttgccttgTAGGCTGTCAAGATATTGCGGATGAATTTAGAGCACAAGAAATCGATGGACAAGCTCTCCTCTTGTTGAAGGAGGATCACCTTATGAGTGCAATGAACATTAAGCTTGGACCTGCACTGAAAATCTGTGCACGTATCAATTCATTGAAAGAATCCTAGGGGGTGAACATGAAGGTTTAAACAAGAGTTTCTCAGTGACAGAACCAACAGTAATATGCCAACACTTTCACTGTGGCGTGGCTTACTGTGCTCTTTTGTTAATTACATGGGGGGTTCCCCACATACAGACTTAAAAATAGTTCTTTGATTATACCAGGTAGTTCTCTGTAGTTTTCAAAAGCTAGTATGTTCATGGCAAAGCCTTGGAGTTGAAGTGGGAGTTCATGGAAAAACATGAATTAAAATATGGATTGGTGAGATATTGCTCAACAATCTACTTCATAAGTTTTAacaccccagctcccacccccccaaatCTAAACACCATTTAAGTTGTATTGCTGTATTCTGAAAGGTTTTTCCCACATACAGCAGTTTTTTGGACTGAAATAACAGAATTGTCCACAGACTCTGTGGAAGCACTAATATCAGTAAAATGCTATGCATTTAGTTGTGCTCTCCAAGTTTCTTTTAGTCTTGAGCAAACCGTTTGTAAGGGGTAGGTTTGCAGCCAGTTTTCCTTGTGTAGGCTTAGCCTCATCTCTGCCATTGCAGTATTTTCTTGAAGTCTGGAAATACTGTAAACCATGCAGATGTCTCATGAAAATCCTCATCATCAGGCTACTGAAATGCAATGGCATGATGCTCTTGCCAGAGGTAACTGAAGCACATGTTACTTTACTCTTTGTATGCTGCTATGCACTAAGAGGGCATTAAGATGTTAGGTTTGTAGTTTTGCATGCTGCTAGGTAAACTAGACCAGCAGTTCTCAAATGGGAGTTCAGAATGGATCCTGAGAAGGTGTGAGAACACTCAGGGTTCAGGTTCCTAAATGCCTGGGCACAAGGGGATGAAAATTTCAGCCAGAACTAGCTCGTGTGGAGATGAGTGTCCTTGAAAGACTGGAGGTAGAGAAGGGATAGCATAGCTCTGATGCTCTTGTTCTAGATACCTCTTCTAACTTGTTTTTCCCTGTAGTGCATTCCCACTGCCTCACTGAAAGCTCCCAAGCACCTTTCACTTGTCCACTGGCAAGTGTGAGCTGGGATTGAAGCAGTCTGAGGAAGGAACATGGTGAGTTGCTGGATGAGGTCCTCTCAGAGCTCATTgttggagcagctggagctgcaggtgggCAGGAGGAATCTCACTGCTAGGCAGCTGTGGGAGAAATCTCCAGGGGTCCTTCTTTGTCCTTCTGGCAAGAGATTTTAAGTCAAAATCTCTTGCTGCAGACCCAGACAGTGGGATTTTAGTGTCTCCCTCCATCCTCTCTCTCTTGCACTCTGCAGAACAAATCCCTGTTTCACCAGTTACTGACACACTCAGAAGCTGTTTGGGCTCTGAGGCACCAGTGCCATCTCAGCCTTTGCTTCTCATCACCTGTGCACTGCCATTTGTGGATCTATTTTGTACCTTCTGTTCCCTCCCTTTTGTAGCTCCATTCCCTTTTTGTACAGACCTAGGTCCTAAGCTCCTGTATAGGGAAAGAAGGGCATGTGTGCTGATAGAGTCATTGTGTATATTTGAATTAAATATGTGTATGTGTCTgcaaataatgtattttgtattttatgcaAATTAATGCATAGTATATCATACTGTAGGGAGATATTCAGGATGACCttgaagtatttctttaaagaagaggAACTGATCTAAAGTTTGAGAACTGCTGACCTAGATTAAAGGAGTCAATGCACATACACTGGCTGACAGGAAGGTTTATGACAGGTAgattaataatatatattatttaacTGACCTTAAAGAGTAAATTTGGATTACAGGAAAATCTgtgcttcattttgctttgattAGATGATCTCTTTGCTCCTATTAAAAGGCTTGCTACCTTTATCACCAGAGATCAACATTACAATAATTGTTTTTAGTTACAACTGTTCAAGCTTATTAATAGCAAATGTTATTGGTATTTTATTAACCACTGAAGCTCCATTGTTGTTACATTCTAGTAAGTGGTGAGAGCCCTTATCCAAAAGCACCAAAGGCTTTAGAGAAATCATTGATGTCTGGATTTATTTTGGAAGGAAGTTGCTAAGCACtttctaatttgttttttctgtcttcagttaCTGTTGTCAAATAAACTTAGCTGAAGGCTGAAAGTTTGGCAAGGTTCATTTGAAAGATATTCAAATGATGGAGACAGTAAGTTCCCATTTGTAGCATTTCTGTAAGATACACCATGTAGCATATCTGTAACATATGTTCTAAAGGATACGTTCTGTTTTGATGAGCTAATTGAAGACTAAAGATATCCTAGATATTTATCCTTTGGCTTTTGTCttaaaagttttattatttttatacgAAAATTTCACTGGctaatttttaatgtcttctGATTGTACTGTTCTTTGGCAATGTAAAAAGTAGGTATATGTCAACGTGATTTGATAATGGCTTAAGGCATATTTGAAAATGTGGAGTTATGTGTCTTATTTAGAGCTGCAGTTAATCACAGTGTTGTTAAATGCATGAGAATATCAtggttgtttttaattttgctttattaGACAGCTTTCAGGAGACCTTCTACAGAGGGTGCTTATATGTGACCCTTGGACATAATCACTGACAGATGCCAGGAGCTCAGAGCAGACCTGATTAATGCATGTCTGTTCTGGTTCTTCTGGTACACCacattttctgtggttttgggaGAGCCACAGATAGTGAGTTATGCTTTAAATATTCATGAATGCAGCAACAAGGAATTTGGGCCTTAAGCatattgagattttttttttttccccttcgCTGGTTTTGGCATTAAGGAGGAacttaaaagcagacagcaatcCTAATCCATACTGATAGAAGTGCACGTGGAGGGTTTGCCAGTACAGCTCagtcaataaaaataattttaaagacaaatCACACCTGTATGTGAAAGTAGGCTGGAAAATTTCCAAGTGCAATTGAAGCTTTGGAATTTACTCAAAAAAGCAATATAATACGTGAAGTAATATTCCTGCAGAACCATTTTGTGTGCCATTCACTTATTTCTGATGAGATCTGTGAAATTTTCCCAGGCTTATACTGCCATTTCCCATGGCTTTTTCAGCAAAGTAAGCTAAACCTTTAACTTATTTTTGGACAAATCACAAGTGTGAATCCAGCTTTTTTGATAGGACAGATGGAGTCCATCATAACTGCAGATGTGGCAGAAAAGAAATGGgataaaaataagcatttgatCAGGTTTAGGATAGCTTTTGACTAACTTCTTGACCTTGGCTGTAAGGAAATCTTCAGGTATAAAACCATTTCTTAACAGTAGCCTGAGTGAAAGTTTATGTAGTTGAGACATCAATctaggatattttttttgtaaatgctCACCAAAAGTAATTTATCAGAGGTGGACAAACTAACATTTtaaagagacttagctaaaagcaaaagtacaagacagaaaatcacctttatcctggcccaaaccaggacagtacTAAATCAGGGTATCCTTGCTGATGATGGGATTAGGCTAGAAGCACAAATACTGATTCACCAGGCATGTCTTGCCCAGGATGTTGCCATCCTCTGGCAGCAAAGTTGTTGTTGGAAAAGTACAATGAGATATTCTGCACACACAACTCCCTCTTCAAGTAGTCTTTGTGTTACAGTGTTATCAAACCAATAGTGATGAGGAAAGGTGTGTTAAGGAATGAAGGCTTCTGTTAACGAGTGCCAAATATGTCTATTTAGCTTTGAAAACACATAGAATATCTCATTAGTGTTCATTTTTAAGGGGTTTGTTACAGGAGGGAAGTGCAGAAGTTTCTCATAAAGGGTTAACACTTTAGCCACTGTAACCATTAATATCAAACTATCCTATCAGAACTAAAGACAATAAAGCATTTGAATGGTTTAAGGCCATTAATTGCTGGCACAGCATGAAAAGTAATGTGCAGAGGAGACAGAGCAGTGGTTGTCTGCAGTGTTaccacctcctctcctcttcccatctGGCAGTGAAACTGGACTCCTGTTCTACGGAGTAATGGTTATATGGCTGGCTTTGAGGTTCAGTGGTGGGACTTCCCAGaagccccagaaaaaaaaaaaaatgcacaaagagaggaaaagatgcAGGCTGCTAAGAGGGGAACAGGATAAAGGTCACTTCACAACAGGTTTCTCCCTCTTGAAAACGTCCACGGATAAAAGTGGATTTACACAGAGCTAACATTCATGTATTTCAAAATCATCATTGCATAGCAGTAGGCCCAGAGGCTGCCATTAGGTACTGTGTGAAGCCCTGTACTGCCCCTGTTACCAACTTGGTGGGTGTAGTGACAGCTTAAGCCTCTTGGACACTTTCCCCAGAGagcaagagaaaatgaaatgagTAATAATACAGTGATGTAACACCACTGCATTAATGTTTGCTTTGGGTGCATGCTGTGGcttctctgcagaaaataaaatttgaaaagctCCAGATCACTTCACAGGCACTGCAGCAATTACAAGAACTCTGCCACATCAGGATAGAGAGGGGGCTGTGCAAACTTGAATTACAGGTTGAGAGGCTGAACCATACTGATAAATAACACACATCAGCAGCCTTATGCAACTTCTTGCTGTTCCAGTTCTGTGTATGTTAATGAATTGGAAGGGTGAGATTAACCCCATAAAATAGAAGCATCTGAAACCTATGTTCTCGAAAATTAACTTTGCCCTCATCTGGTGTTAATTGAATTTTAAAGGAGGAATTTTTCTTTGCCTGCCAAGTCTGTAGGGATTAGTTGATTCCACGATCTTCTGGAATGCCTGGTGCATTGCTGTATTTGAGAcatgtgctgggttttttttttcccatagaaTTAggttttgtaaatattttgtcaACCCCATTTCAGTGGGTGTCCAGTTTATATAAAACCTGAAGAAATGCTGTGtcaaaaaaatgtgtttagaCATGGCTTATCCTGCAGCATCTCAAGTGCTAAATAACAGCAATTAAAATTTGAGGGAGAGATTGCTCAAGGTTGTTTTTCAAATTATCATGCTTTCCTACTTCTGACATGGAAATAGAATCTCATCCAAATACATTTTCCAGTATAAAGGATGAAGGTTTTTGTGGTGCCAAACACTTCAAACCCTGTTGCTAAGCATTGCCGCCTCTTATTGCACTAGTTTTAAAGTTCTGTTTTCCATCATTTACTGTCCTTTTGGTGGCCtttttcatagatttttttccctcaaacatttgctgtttaaaaaatgcttgTGTCCTTTTGATTGTGTCACTGAAACCTCAAATTTGCCACAGAGTGTGGGTGAAAGAAGCACTATGTGGGGTGAAGTAATAAATCAGAATGGTAATTGGACTTTGATATATTGCAGAAATCTAAGAATAATATATGATTCAGAAGTGACTGTGTATTCTTAAGGAGTGACATACTGGAATATTCTTTTATAAGAAATTTTAGCCCACATAGCATTAAATTCTGCAATTAAATCTATGTCTATAATTGATGTATAGTAATGTAAATTGTAacccagaaattaaattttacagtTGAAGAGCACACAGTGAACTATGTAAAGATGATAATCTTCACTTTGtgaatcatttttttaaaaaaaagcactttcctATTGCCAACTAGCATGTGAATGAATTTTAGATTCTTGCATTCGTTATGATCTGTAGAAGTGAAATTTCTATAATCTGTCTGCTAATGGGTAAATTCATCATACAAATGCTGAAACAAAGCACCTTATACTATGCTGCTTAAACTTGCTTGTAATTGCACCTTTTGTTATCTGCAGACTTTTCTTAAGTATTCTTGTGCAGTATCATTGTTCCCTGTGGGTCTGGGTGAATGATTAACCAACCTACAGCATCATTTACTTATATAGTTTTTACTTCAATACAATGTTGTATTGTGAGTTCAgtgcttcagaaataaatgttaCTTTCATTTGTCTGCTTTGGTTGTGTATCATTTATCTACCTTCtacaaaattaaatcaaaaccTTCTTAAAACTGTAAGAATTTGAATATTATGAGAGTATTTTTATCAGAAGCCTGGCTAATTCTTCCCCTTCTGAAGCAGCCCTGTTTcaaatttaagtattttaattttaaagtcaTTCTATTTTAACTGAAGCCATTCTTTAACCTCAGGTATGTTTATGTATAGCAGCTAACCTTGTAAGATATACATCTGCTTAGTCAAGAGAGTTTAGCTGAGCTgtttatatacacatatgttATGTATAACATGTATTTGTTCCACAGTGAGTGTGACTGCCCCTGCATTCAACCTTGCTGATATTAATTCAACCTTATCtgatattatttaattttaatatgcaCTTTTATACATTAGACAAGCAGTagcaaagaaataacaaaacatCACCACCTCTCCTCTAGTCATGGAAGTTGCACATCTTGCATTATTTTTGTACCACGTAAACAAAGTTTATTTCTGAGGAGCTGTGGCTTTACATTAACtaaaacaatttatttctcGTTAAACAGGCAACATTTAAATCAAACTGACAAAAAGTTACACCTCAACAAGAAAACACCTGGCAAAAACCAACCGAAGTTGTTTGAACCTGTGACAACAGATTAACGTGTACATAACTGATAAAGGAGGTCCAGCTTTGAAGAGTTTATTGCCTTTTATACTATAAAACCTGAGATCATTCCATTTAAAGCAAGTGTAAAATTCTAGTCTTAAACAGAAGGTTTAACTGAAAACTTGTTTTATAGGAGTGGTCTTTTCGTAAACCCGTATGCTCAGTCCTCTGAACAGGCAGGCACCTGCTATAACCCCATGTGGCAAAGGGCAGTGTCCCAGATTCTTGTACAATATTGGTGGAcattggacttttttttttttttttccatgaaatatATCTCTGGAGATGTTCACTTGTGTTACCTGTAAGGACACAGCCACAGAGCAGCGGAGGACACGCTTCTCTCTGCAAGGATTTGCAGTCTTCTCAGTCAGCAGCTCATTAACAGATTACAATTACTGTGCCTGGCTTCTCAACTGGCTCTGTGTTCTCATTGTTAAATGGCATAAAGCAGAATTTCCAGCTGACAAATGGGTCTGTAGACCACAACTCCTCTGTCAGTTCAACATCGTGACATCGACACCAGTACGCTACCGCGATGAGAAAGCTGTTGATGAAGTACAGCCAAGGGACATTCATCTCCATGTAGGCTGGGATCTGACCCCCCAGGAACAAAACAATAATTTGAAGCAGAACAAAAGGTGCCCAAGTGCCCAGAAAACAGATGAGGAGCCTGGTCAGGAGCTGCCACTTAAAGCAAGTGCTATTGTTGCTGGACGTATAGGAGAACATCAGAACAGGTTGGCTGGCAAGGGAAACCACCCTGACAGACAGCAGCATGGTTAGAACTTCCTTCCAACaagccagcagagccaggctgaggagcagcaccaTGGCACATGAGACTGAGTAGCTCTGCATGCTGGCATAGAGAGGACATTGGTAAGGAGAAAAATGGTTCTGAATTTCTAGTTCTTCATACACAGCAGGAACTTtcagaatacaaaaaaaccctgagatCCATATAACTGCCACAGCAAATACATAAAGTAATTTTTGACTTCTCCTAGGCAACTGAGAGGTTTGGGTGATAGTCATGTAATAATCCAGACCAGCTGCAAGATACACTGGGTAATGCAAAATACCATAGGTAAGAGAAATTATCTGAGTGAACAGGCAAATGTGGTACTTTGTAAATCGTACACCCCAGAGTGCGAAGTCctcaaaatagaaaatgaaagacATACTCGTCAGCAGTATGAAATCCAGAAGTGccagagaaacacagaagtaTCCCATAAAACTAACTTTCACATCTTTTTGCTTAACTTGCAACATGAAGAAATCAAGGAACACTTTCCCAAGCATAATCAGGAGCAACATGCAGCTGATTTCAAGAGGTTTGTTGACCTGGGTGTAGTGGTAGTGACCAGAACAATTTTCACAGTGTATGCCTGCCATCCTCCTGTGGTGAGAGCCAGCAAAGTAAGTATCACAGGGCACAATACTTCATACCTGagaatgaaaaacagagagTTTGTAAAAATCTATTTCCAGGGTACCTCTGCCAATTTATTCTCTATAGCAGCAACTATCAAATTTCTATCTGATTTTTCAGGCTTCTTAGTTGAGAGTAAATAACTTCAGTAACACGTCATTAAATTGTAAAGAATTTAGCTTTTATCTTCTTCAAATTACATTCTCTTAAGAGCTAAAAGGTCAGCACAGACCTAAGTGACTTTTCTGCTACTTTCCTAGAGAAAGGTTTAAGAACTAAGATTGACTTGAGTTCCTTTCCTTTAGAAAGCATGGGGATATTTCTGTCCAGCTGGGCAGAAGGATAGATGTTTTAGAGCTCCTacatattttgaagaaattaagTAACCACATACCATAGAAATCATAAAATATACAGGAGGTGTTACAGTGTGCCCTCAGTTCATTATGCTCATAGAATCTATGGAATTGAGGTTGCATAAATAGCTTGAAAGCAGAAGCATCAACCCAACTCATCCTTTTTAAGTGTTAAAATGCTGCAGCCTTGAGGCAATCCAAAGTACACAGGCTTCATTGGCTGATTTAATAATACAAGTAGTATAATGATAGATACCTCAGAAGAGCTGTTTTTCCTCTTGGACTTCTGTAAGTTTCCTTATGACAACTCTTCTTCCCTCTGTTAATTCCCAAGGAAAATGAACACAGGATGGCTTCATGTATGTCAGCAAGACACATCAGACAAatgctttcttctctcttgcTTAAGGAGCAGGATGGTGTCAGCATTCTTagcaacagcagagaaaaaccaAGAAGCCAAGGCAGCTGTAAAAAGGAATTGCCTCTGTTAACTGTGAACCACTTATATTTAAAGACACCTGTATTTTACTGCCAGACTCAGTGAACACTTGAGTCAGTGTCTCCTGAAGAGAGGAACAGGCAGAAGTCCGTGGCAGTACAACCAGGGATGTATCCACCAGCTACCTGCTGCAAGCCTGCCTGTCCGCTCTGCTGTTCATCTGCACGAGTGCTTTTcatcctctgaaaaaaaagtattttgcagcAAAACCTAAAACAGCTTCTCGGATATGAAGACAAGGATGCTGCACCTGCGTGTGCGGAAAGGCAGAAACCTGCGTGCAAAACACTATCACTCAAATCAggttttggttgggttgttttggtggttgtttttttgggtttgtaggtgtttggtggttttttttggtggttttttttttttttttttttgggtgtttttaattttttgcttgggttgtttggttttgtttatcttttttttggtttttgttttgtggggtttttttgggttggttttttgtttgtttgtttcagggtttctttgctttgtttttccccGTGGAAAATTCTATTATTATAACGCAAAATTCACCGGTAGACAGGTTAGGCCTTTCGTCGGCTCTGCAAAGCCCCGGGGAGGGCAGACAGGCGCTGTCACCACCGCTGCTGGGAAAGCACCGCTGCTGGGAAAGCACCGGCGGGACCCGTGCCCCCGGTCCCGACATTCGCCTTCCCCGAGCCCCTCCCGCCCGCAGCCGGGGACTTTCAGCCTCCGTCTCCCTCCTCCCCGAAGCGTTCCCGCGGGGCTCCCGGCGAGCCCTCGGCCCTCCTCACCTCCGGAGGTTTCTCTGCAGGGCCCCGGCCCCACGCAGGGCTGAGGGAAGCGGCGACACCCGAGCTGCTTCCCCCGTCTCCCGAGGACGGTTCCCACCCGGTCCGGCCACCTCCTGTCTCCGGGACCCACCTGCTGCGGCTGCCGCCCCTCCGCGCTGCTCCTCGCCGTGTGCCTCGGGGAACTTCCCCGCCCTCCCGCGTCGCCGCCACCGCCTCAGGCAGCGGCCATCTCCGCCCCTCCCCGTGGCACTGGGACCCGGGcggggtggggaagggaaagcCTCGGGTGGAGGGCGGCCGGGCTGGGCTGACCAGACCCGCACCGAACCCAGCCCAGACCAGCCGGGCTGAACTGGGCTGGGTCGGGTCAGGTcgggttgggttgggttgggttgggtcgGGCCGGCCGCCGGTTTCCCGCCGCCCTCGCTGCGCCTCAGCGAACAGCCCCGGGCGGGCCGGGCCCTTCACCTCATGGCGGGCGAGGCAGGGCGTTGAGGGTCTTGTATTGAGGTAAAAATATCCGCTTTACGGCAAAGGATTAAGTACGTTGTGTTTAATCCCTCCCCCCAGGCACGGTCGCTGTGACCGGGGGAAACGAAACGGCTCCGGTGAACGGCTGTGGGTACCTGAGTGGCGGAGCAGTGCGGCCCTCCCGGGGCCTCAGAGAACACGGCGTAGGTGGCGGATAAATGTTTTCTGTTCGAAATGTCTGATACGCGGAGCGATGGTGGGGGGGTTGTGGCACTCAGTGCTTGGTGACAATGGCAGCGCCCACGGAGCCTTTGGTTTGGGGAGCTCAGGGCCCACACACCCGCCGTGGTTGGTAAAGCATCACCAACCCGCACAGAGTTGGGCATAAGGAGTGAAGATGCTGATCCCCACCCAAAAATGTCCCTGAAAGCACTCAGTGGCCATTGGAAGAGATCCTCTCTTCTGGTCTCACAGCTGGAAGGACTCTGGGCATGGATCCCTTTCCATGGAGCCATCTGTGAGGGAATGCCTGGCTGACTTTGGAGCATGGGTGCTCATGGAATCCCCTGGGTTTCTGGGCTTCCACATGCACCTTCCCATCCCATACTGAGCAGTCTACTCCTAAGTATGTGACAAACCACCTTTTTGCAGCATATCATTACTTTCATCATTGATTAAGCCATCAAGTGAATGTCAGTAGAGTATATCAAGAGTGTAGTTGCAGCACAATTCCAACTTTTAACATAATATAATGTTATTATAGAACACTGCTGGTTTTGAAATACAATACA
The nucleotide sequence above comes from Heliangelus exortis chromosome 9, bHelExo1.hap1, whole genome shotgun sequence. Encoded proteins:
- the GPR160 gene encoding probable G-protein coupled receptor 160, with the translated sequence MAGIHCENCSGHYHYTQVNKPLEISCMLLLIMLGKVFLDFFMLQVKQKDVKVSFMGYFCVSLALLDFILLTSMSFIFYFEDFALWGVRFTKYHICLFTQIISLTYGILHYPVYLAAGLDYYMTITQTSQLPRRSQKLLYVFAVAVIWISGFFCILKVPAVYEELEIQNHFSPYQCPLYASMQSYSVSCAMVLLLSLALLACWKEVLTMLLSVRVVSLASQPVLMFSYTSSNNSTCFKWQLLTRLLICFLGTWAPFVLLQIIVLFLGGQIPAYMEMNVPWLYFINSFLIAVAYWCRCHDVELTEELWSTDPFVSWKFCFMPFNNENTEPVEKPGTVIVIC